A genomic region of Sporolituus thermophilus DSM 23256 contains the following coding sequences:
- a CDS encoding metallophosphoesterase, whose product MPGISWFSFIFLFLVPFLLCWSTARLLARRHPIYRRRPVRAAYWLTSGASVAVLVASRWLRFDGIQPDWFRFLMYAAYVWIIAQLLLLLILLISFLAGWLASKATVAKGDDAAATARTGGVTRREFLRTAAAAAPLLSLAVTARTVYATDATVAVNRYSLAFDGLPDSLAGLKIAQISDTHIGPFFSLAKFERVLAMVETERPDLLAVTGDLIDDLALLDGAVKLLTDFQPRLPLGIYFCWGNHEYFRDIGRIRRALRDSSVTILENRAAKVLDGERPLYLAGVDYPWAKSGAAQVERRRFLTEKALSQVPPAAFTILLTHHPDFLANAFAAEVPLTLAGHTHGGQIAVFGRSLLPVQYTFMRGLYRQGTSYGYVHTGTGHWLPLRVGCPAEISLFTLAKGG is encoded by the coding sequence ATGCCGGGTATTTCATGGTTTTCGTTTATCTTTCTCTTTCTGGTACCGTTTTTGTTATGTTGGTCTACAGCCCGGCTGCTGGCCCGGCGGCATCCAATATACCGCCGCCGCCCGGTCCGCGCAGCGTATTGGCTGACGTCAGGGGCCAGCGTGGCCGTCCTGGTGGCCAGCCGATGGCTGCGGTTTGACGGGATCCAGCCCGACTGGTTCCGGTTTCTTATGTACGCGGCCTATGTTTGGATCATTGCGCAGTTATTGCTGCTGCTCATTCTGCTTATCTCTTTTCTCGCCGGCTGGCTGGCCAGCAAGGCAACAGTGGCAAAAGGAGATGATGCGGCGGCGACAGCGCGAACCGGGGGCGTTACGCGCCGGGAATTTCTCCGCACGGCGGCGGCCGCGGCGCCCCTGCTAAGTCTGGCCGTTACCGCCCGCACCGTCTACGCGACCGATGCCACCGTCGCCGTTAACCGTTATAGTCTTGCTTTCGACGGCCTGCCGGACAGTCTTGCCGGTCTGAAAATTGCCCAAATCAGCGATACCCATATCGGCCCCTTTTTCTCCCTGGCCAAGTTTGAGCGGGTGTTGGCTATGGTAGAGACCGAGCGGCCCGACCTCCTGGCCGTTACCGGCGACCTTATTGATGATCTGGCTTTGCTGGACGGAGCGGTAAAGCTACTTACCGATTTTCAGCCCCGGCTGCCGCTGGGTATTTATTTTTGTTGGGGCAATCATGAGTATTTTCGCGATATTGGCCGTATCCGCCGGGCGCTCAGGGATAGTTCGGTCACCATCCTTGAAAACAGGGCGGCAAAGGTGCTGGACGGTGAGCGGCCGCTGTATTTGGCCGGTGTTGACTACCCTTGGGCTAAAAGCGGCGCAGCCCAGGTTGAGCGGCGGCGCTTTCTCACCGAGAAGGCGTTAAGCCAGGTACCACCGGCTGCGTTTACCATATTGCTGACCCACCACCCGGACTTTTTAGCCAATGCGTTTGCGGCCGAAGTGCCGCTAACCCTGGCCGGTCATACCCACGGGGGACAGATTGCGGTGTTTGGGCGGTCGCTGTTACCGGTACAGTACACTTTTATGCGCGGGCTCTACCGCCAAGGCACATCCTATGGTTATGTACATACCGGCACCGGCCACTGGCTGCCTTTGCGCGTCGGCTGTCCGGCGGAAATCAGCTTGTTTACGTTGGCGAAAGGAGGATAA
- a CDS encoding ABC transporter ATP-binding protein/permease codes for MGKGHSSFCRDIWQLTKEYWWSEEKWQARGLLAVNLALTLGHVYILVLINEWYNTFYNALQNYDKDAFWQALGEFCLLAAIYIIIAVYELYLQQMLEIRWRRWLTYRYLDNWLYKRTYYIMQLLDPGTDNPDQRISEDLRLFTAYTLRLSLGLLKAVVTLVSFVAILWRLSGPLHIPFGAWQLTIPGYLVWAALAYAIIGTWLTVKIGRPLVNLNFDQQRFEADFRFSLVRLREHGESIAFYGGERQEQANFVQRFRHVFANFWQLMQRQKQLTWFTSGYFQLAIIFPILVASPRYFAGQIQLGGLMQISSAFGRVQDSLSWIIDRFSQLAEWQAVVNRLVGFINNMERVRHICLNEAGVRIRPSEGATFTAVGLNVCLPDGRQLIQPLALELRRGDSLLVVGPSGCGKSTLLRTFAGLWPFGQGEIRIPQGQRVLFVPQKSYLPIGTLREALLYPKSPGSVSDAAIREAMDLCRLEGFKDQLDRVEDWSHILSLGEQQRVAFVRVLLQKPDWLFLDEATSALDEPTERALYKLLRERLPQTTIVSVGHRNTLSSHHRKKLAIDDSGNWSILNL; via the coding sequence ATGGGGAAGGGGCATAGCAGTTTCTGCCGCGATATCTGGCAGTTGACCAAAGAGTATTGGTGGTCGGAAGAAAAGTGGCAAGCCAGGGGGCTGCTTGCCGTTAATCTTGCTTTGACGCTCGGTCATGTGTATATTTTGGTGCTTATAAACGAATGGTACAACACTTTCTATAACGCTCTGCAAAATTACGACAAGGATGCGTTTTGGCAAGCGTTGGGCGAGTTCTGCCTTTTGGCGGCAATTTATATTATTATTGCTGTTTATGAATTATATCTCCAGCAGATGCTGGAAATACGGTGGCGCCGCTGGCTGACCTACCGTTATTTGGACAACTGGCTGTATAAACGTACTTACTATATAATGCAGCTATTAGACCCCGGCACCGATAACCCGGACCAGCGTATCAGCGAAGATCTGCGCCTTTTTACCGCATATACGCTGCGCCTGTCGTTAGGCCTGCTCAAGGCAGTCGTTACCCTGGTATCTTTTGTTGCTATTTTATGGCGGCTGTCAGGTCCGCTGCATATTCCTTTTGGTGCGTGGCAGCTCACGATACCAGGTTACCTGGTGTGGGCAGCCTTGGCTTATGCCATTATTGGCACTTGGTTGACAGTAAAAATTGGCCGGCCGCTGGTCAATTTAAATTTTGACCAGCAGCGGTTTGAGGCTGATTTCCGTTTTAGCCTGGTGCGGCTGCGTGAACATGGCGAAAGTATCGCTTTTTATGGTGGTGAACGGCAGGAGCAGGCTAATTTTGTCCAGCGGTTCCGCCACGTCTTTGCTAACTTCTGGCAGCTCATGCAGCGCCAGAAACAGTTAACATGGTTTACGTCCGGCTATTTTCAACTGGCTATTATCTTTCCCATCCTGGTTGCTTCGCCGCGTTACTTTGCGGGGCAAATTCAGCTTGGCGGCCTGATGCAAATTTCATCGGCCTTTGGCCGCGTTCAGGATTCGTTGTCCTGGATTATTGATCGTTTTTCGCAATTGGCCGAGTGGCAGGCGGTTGTCAACCGTCTGGTCGGTTTCATTAACAATATGGAGCGCGTGCGCCACATTTGTCTGAACGAAGCGGGCGTGCGGATTCGGCCAAGTGAAGGAGCGACTTTTACTGCCGTTGGCCTGAATGTATGCCTTCCTGATGGACGGCAGCTTATTCAGCCGCTTGCTTTAGAGCTCCGGCGGGGCGATTCGCTGCTTGTTGTCGGGCCCTCCGGCTGCGGGAAAAGTACCCTGCTGCGCACCTTTGCCGGCTTATGGCCTTTCGGCCAGGGTGAAATTCGTATTCCACAGGGACAACGGGTATTATTCGTGCCGCAAAAAAGCTATCTTCCTATCGGTACCCTGCGGGAGGCGCTACTGTACCCAAAGAGTCCGGGGTCGGTCAGCGATGCGGCCATTCGGGAAGCGATGGATCTCTGTCGGCTGGAAGGCTTTAAAGACCAGCTTGACCGGGTCGAGGACTGGTCGCACATTTTATCCCTGGGCGAGCAGCAGCGTGTAGCCTTTGTCCGGGTATTGCTCCAAAAGCCGGATTGGCTGTTTTTGGATGAAGCTACGTCGGCACTGGATGAACCTACCGAGCGGGCGCTGTATAAACTACTCCGCGAACGGCTGCCCCAGACGACAATAGTCAGTGTCGGCCACCGCAACACTTTGAGCAGCCATCACCGGAAAAAACTTGCCATTGATGATTCGGGCAACTGGAGTATTCTTAATCTTTAG